One window from the genome of Verrucomicrobiia bacterium encodes:
- the sucD gene encoding succinate--CoA ligase subunit alpha — protein MSILVTPQTRLVVQGITGSFGARHTQLSLAYGTQVVAGVTPGKGGQLFENKVPIFDTVAEAMKQTGATASAVFVPPAFAADAILEGVDAGLDLVVCITEGIPVRDMVKVKRAMEGKRTRLIGPNCPGIVTPGEGKDSIGGCRIGIAPGYIHKKGHIGVVSRSGTLTYEAVWQLTCRGVGQSTCVGIGGDPVNGTSHLDVLQMFNADPETQGVIMIGEIGGSAEEEAAEWVQRHCKKPVAGFIAGATAPPGRRMGHAGAIVSGGKGTAAAKIAAFRAAGIGVAPTPSEMADTLLKMM, from the coding sequence ATGTCAATCCTTGTAACTCCTCAAACGCGGCTGGTGGTTCAAGGCATCACCGGCAGTTTCGGCGCGCGCCATACGCAATTAAGCCTGGCCTATGGAACGCAGGTGGTGGCAGGGGTCACTCCCGGCAAAGGCGGCCAGCTCTTTGAAAACAAAGTCCCCATCTTCGACACAGTCGCCGAGGCCATGAAACAAACGGGCGCAACGGCTTCGGCTGTTTTTGTGCCGCCGGCCTTTGCGGCGGATGCGATACTCGAGGGGGTCGATGCCGGCCTGGACCTGGTGGTCTGCATAACCGAAGGCATTCCTGTCCGAGACATGGTCAAAGTTAAGCGGGCAATGGAAGGAAAGCGGACGCGTTTAATCGGGCCAAATTGTCCGGGCATCGTCACCCCGGGGGAGGGCAAGGACTCGATTGGGGGCTGCCGGATAGGGATTGCGCCGGGGTACATTCACAAAAAGGGCCATATCGGTGTGGTCTCGCGCAGCGGCACCCTCACGTACGAAGCGGTGTGGCAGTTGACTTGCCGCGGGGTTGGCCAATCCACTTGCGTCGGTATCGGCGGCGACCCGGTCAATGGCACGTCGCACCTGGATGTTCTGCAGATGTTCAATGCCGATCCCGAAACGCAGGGTGTTATCATGATTGGCGAGATTGGCGGGTCGGCTGAGGAAGAGGCGGCGGAATGGGTTCAGCGGCACTGCAAGAAGCCGGTCGCCGGCTTTATTGCCGGGGCCACGGCGCCGCCGGGCCGGCGCATGGGCCACGCCGGAGCCATCGTCAGCGGCGGCAAAGGGACCGCTGCGGCCAAGATTGCAGCTTTTCGGGCCGCGGGGATCGGCGTAGCGCCGACTCCGTCGGAAATGGCAGATACACTTCTGAAAATGATGTAA
- a CDS encoding L-histidine N(alpha)-methyltransferase produces the protein MPSLARLVFDRSQFPENVRRDLIESLGRREINHKFHYDSVKQGQKWLALYQACSPARNDPDCAAIYDRSFIATANRVEAKPLHVIGLGCGGGQKDSRLLQLVSESMKELFYTPCDVSSALVLTAYQSAIQIIPENNCLPLVCDLATAEELPATLQQAFGLRFSTAAQRTEPARLFTFFGMLPNFEPGVILPRLSGLLRAGDGLLLSANLAPGADYLAGVQRVLPQYDNALTRDWLMTFLLDLGVERNDGQLRFAIEDSTESGGAKRITVFFDFHRQRRIVVDAHAFEFKPGESIRLFFSWRHTPELVRSWLARHGLKVLEHWTTQSQEEGVFLATRPKPHEGPWIAAVL, from the coding sequence ATGCCGTCCCTTGCGCGACTGGTCTTTGACCGCAGCCAATTTCCCGAGAATGTCCGGCGAGACTTGATCGAGTCGCTGGGGCGCCGGGAAATAAACCACAAATTCCATTACGACAGCGTGAAGCAGGGGCAGAAATGGCTGGCCCTGTACCAGGCCTGCTCTCCCGCGCGAAACGACCCGGATTGCGCGGCCATTTATGACCGGAGCTTCATCGCCACCGCGAATCGGGTTGAAGCAAAACCCCTGCATGTGATTGGCCTGGGCTGCGGTGGCGGCCAAAAGGACTCGCGCCTTCTTCAGCTTGTCTCAGAGTCCATGAAGGAGCTCTTTTACACACCCTGCGATGTGAGCAGCGCCTTGGTTTTGACTGCATACCAAAGCGCCATCCAAATCATCCCTGAGAACAACTGTTTGCCCTTGGTTTGCGACCTCGCAACGGCTGAAGAATTGCCCGCAACGCTTCAGCAAGCGTTTGGCCTGCGCTTTTCGACCGCTGCCCAACGCACCGAACCGGCTCGCCTGTTCACGTTTTTCGGCATGCTCCCGAATTTTGAGCCGGGCGTTATCCTGCCGCGGCTCTCGGGCCTGTTGCGAGCGGGAGACGGCCTGCTGCTCAGCGCCAACCTGGCGCCGGGCGCTGATTACTTGGCCGGTGTTCAACGCGTCCTGCCGCAGTACGATAACGCGCTGACCCGCGATTGGCTCATGACGTTCCTGCTCGATCTCGGTGTGGAACGGAACGACGGCCAGTTACGGTTCGCAATTGAGGACAGCACCGAGAGCGGGGGCGCAAAACGCATTACGGTCTTCTTTGATTTTCACCGGCAGCGGCGCATCGTGGTGGACGCCCACGCTTTCGAATTCAAGCCGGGCGAATCGATTCGGCTATTTTTCTCCTGGCGCCACACCCCCGAGCTGGTGCGCTCATGGCTTGCGCGACACGGGCTGAAGGTGCTCGAGCACTGGACCACCCAGTCACAGGAGGAGGGGGTTTTCCTTGCGACAAGGCCGAAGCCGCACGAAGGGCCTTGGATTGCGGCAGTCCTCTAA
- a CDS encoding dihydropteroate synthase: MAIDFSLETLYSAGGLLTLEYLAELLDKNRDAAGARVKEFSIGGQMFAFNSGPAIMGVINLSADSWYRESVCLTTQSALRRAMVLKAQGADIMDVGAESTLDHAARTGDAAQSAMLIPVIRSIRQAGITVSAETYHSNVGQACLEAGAQVLNLTGTDPDEELLRAAAAHDAAIILCYVQGRNAREVGDFDFSGDPIGLMRDYFARQIERAIRCDVGKIILDPGLGFYYRNLQDSAVRIRHQMSVFLNTFRLRALGYPICHALPHAFEYFAEEVRCAEPFFAALAALGKTDMFRTHEVSRTRAVLETLSAFRGQ; encoded by the coding sequence GTGGCGATTGACTTTTCTTTGGAAACCCTCTATTCCGCCGGTGGATTGCTCACATTGGAATATCTTGCTGAGTTGCTGGACAAAAACCGCGACGCCGCGGGGGCCCGGGTAAAAGAGTTCTCGATAGGCGGCCAGATGTTCGCCTTTAACTCAGGCCCGGCGATCATGGGGGTCATTAATCTGTCGGCTGACTCGTGGTACCGAGAGAGCGTGTGCCTGACGACCCAGAGCGCGCTTCGGCGAGCCATGGTGCTGAAGGCCCAAGGGGCAGACATTATGGATGTAGGGGCTGAATCTACCCTGGACCACGCGGCGCGGACCGGAGATGCCGCCCAGTCGGCGATGCTCATTCCAGTGATTAGGTCTATACGTCAGGCCGGGATCACCGTCTCGGCCGAGACCTATCACTCGAACGTCGGCCAAGCTTGCCTTGAAGCTGGGGCTCAGGTCTTAAATCTGACGGGCACCGACCCCGATGAGGAACTCCTGCGCGCGGCAGCGGCCCATGATGCGGCAATCATTCTTTGTTATGTGCAGGGAAGAAATGCGCGTGAGGTCGGCGATTTCGATTTCAGCGGCGATCCCATCGGCCTGATGCGGGATTATTTTGCGCGTCAAATCGAGCGCGCCATCCGGTGCGATGTGGGAAAAATCATTCTGGACCCGGGTCTTGGGTTTTATTACCGCAATTTGCAGGATAGCGCGGTGCGAATTCGCCACCAAATGTCCGTCTTTTTAAACACCTTCCGCCTGCGCGCGCTGGGCTATCCAATCTGTCACGCACTGCCCCATGCCTTCGAGTATTTCGCCGAGGAAGTCCGTTGCGCCGAACCGTTCTTTGCTGCGCTCGCCGCGCTGGGCAAAACCGATATGTTCCGCACTCACGAAGTGTCCCGGACACGCGCCGTGCTGGAAACGCTAAGCGCCTTCCGAGGGCAGTAG
- a CDS encoding DUF3185 family protein gives MNNIVGLALLGGGVVLLIFGFNESQSFGSEVSRFFTGNPTDRSMWFLIGGAVAVCAGLILSIRGTRKG, from the coding sequence ATGAATAACATTGTCGGTTTGGCATTGCTGGGGGGCGGAGTTGTATTGCTCATCTTCGGCTTCAACGAGTCCCAATCGTTCGGTTCGGAGGTCTCGCGCTTCTTTACCGGCAATCCTACCGATCGCTCGATGTGGTTCTTGATCGGAGGGGCCGTGGCGGTGTGTGCGGGCCTGATTCTCAGCATTCGCGGCACCCGCAAGGGATAA
- a CDS encoding ABC-F family ATP-binding cassette domain-containing protein: protein MNVTRPALLTANDLALAYGHQCLLQGATLSVAPGEKVGLLGRNGCGKTTLLRILAGQQHADSGEVSRRRGLRIGYLPQEFELNDNLTVRQNIEAGAADLMEWLRRYESGEGTDAELALLLNQIDSAEGWKLHARIRTTASALAAPPLDGLVGPLSGGEKRRVALCRALAPQPDLLLLDEPTNHLDAESILWLEDFLREFPGAAIFVTHDRYFLDGIATRVIELAEGRCFWHRGNYTAYLESKAIREQIAEQSERRRQRFLREELDWVRAGVRAQRSKPRHRLESYYQVQGLEAPPDEREMDLLIPPPPALGNHAIHLGHAGAKVGQGERERWLFRGLTLSLDPAQCTGIVGHNGAGKTTLLRICLGERSPDQGTVEIGKRVVFNYIDQARMQLNATGTVLEEISEGSETVLFGEQHLSARSYLRRFLFADERANEPVSRLSGGERARLMLAKVLRRGGNVLVLDEPTNDLDLPSLRMLEEALADFDGTVLVVSHDRYFLDRICDQIVAFEEGGLFVQRGNYSYYLEKKKERDVLREAVHASFAKTQTRKAETANPPKPVRPRKLSFKEKRELETMEASILSAESRVEEIETTLNDPEFHAKRSREAHGLIGDLEAARAEVTRLYERWHELAEKTNDGNGS, encoded by the coding sequence ATGAATGTTACCCGACCGGCTTTATTGACGGCCAACGACCTGGCCCTGGCTTATGGCCATCAATGTCTGCTTCAGGGGGCCACCCTCTCGGTCGCCCCGGGCGAGAAGGTGGGGCTCTTGGGCCGGAACGGTTGCGGCAAAACCACTTTGTTGCGCATCCTGGCCGGCCAGCAACATGCCGATTCAGGGGAAGTGTCGCGGCGGCGTGGCTTGCGCATCGGGTATCTGCCGCAGGAGTTCGAGTTGAATGACAACCTCACAGTGCGACAAAATATCGAAGCGGGCGCAGCCGATTTGATGGAGTGGTTGCGGCGCTATGAATCGGGAGAAGGAACCGACGCCGAACTGGCGCTCTTGCTCAACCAAATCGACAGCGCAGAGGGGTGGAAGCTGCACGCCCGCATCCGGACAACCGCCTCGGCCCTGGCCGCTCCCCCGCTGGATGGCTTGGTGGGACCGCTCTCGGGCGGCGAAAAACGGCGCGTGGCCCTTTGCCGCGCCCTGGCGCCCCAACCGGATTTGCTGCTGCTTGACGAGCCTACCAACCACCTGGACGCCGAATCCATTCTGTGGCTGGAGGATTTCCTGCGCGAGTTCCCCGGGGCGGCTATTTTCGTGACGCACGACCGCTATTTCCTGGATGGGATAGCCACGCGGGTCATCGAGTTGGCCGAGGGCCGCTGCTTTTGGCATCGGGGCAATTACACGGCCTACCTGGAATCGAAGGCCATTCGTGAGCAGATTGCCGAACAATCGGAGCGGCGCCGGCAGCGATTCTTGCGCGAAGAACTGGATTGGGTGCGCGCAGGCGTCCGGGCGCAACGTTCCAAACCGCGCCATCGCCTCGAATCCTATTACCAAGTCCAAGGTCTCGAAGCGCCCCCGGACGAGCGCGAGATGGACTTGCTCATTCCTCCGCCGCCCGCGTTGGGGAATCACGCCATTCATTTGGGCCATGCGGGCGCCAAGGTTGGCCAAGGCGAGCGGGAACGATGGCTTTTTCGCGGTTTGACGCTCTCGCTCGATCCGGCGCAATGCACGGGCATCGTCGGGCACAACGGCGCAGGCAAGACCACCTTGCTGCGCATCTGCCTGGGCGAACGTTCCCCTGACCAGGGCACCGTCGAGATCGGCAAACGGGTAGTCTTCAATTATATCGATCAGGCGCGCATGCAACTCAACGCCACAGGAACAGTGCTCGAGGAGATTTCCGAGGGGAGCGAAACGGTGCTGTTTGGCGAGCAACATTTAAGCGCGCGCTCTTATCTGCGGAGATTTTTGTTCGCGGATGAACGCGCGAACGAGCCGGTGTCCCGGCTTTCCGGCGGGGAACGGGCCCGGCTGATGCTGGCTAAAGTCTTGCGGCGCGGCGGCAACGTGCTGGTCCTGGACGAACCGACCAATGATTTGGATTTGCCCAGCCTGCGGATGTTGGAGGAGGCCCTCGCTGATTTCGACGGCACCGTGCTGGTGGTCAGTCACGATCGCTATTTCCTGGATCGCATCTGTGACCAAATTGTCGCCTTCGAGGAGGGCGGTTTGTTCGTCCAACGAGGCAATTACTCCTATTATCTCGAGAAAAAGAAGGAGCGCGATGTCCTGCGGGAAGCCGTCCACGCGAGCTTCGCCAAAACCCAAACCCGAAAGGCCGAAACGGCCAACCCGCCCAAACCGGTTCGCCCACGGAAACTCTCCTTCAAGGAAAAGCGTGAGCTCGAAACGATGGAGGCATCGATCCTCTCGGCTGAAAGCCGCGTCGAGGAAATAGAAACCACCTTGAATGATCCTGAATTCCACGCCAAGCGGTCGCGCGAGGCCCACGGGCTGATTGGGGATTTGGAAGCCGCCCGGGCTGAGGTGACCCGCTTATACGAGCGCTGGCATGAATTGGCCGAGAAAACCAATGATGGCAACGGGAGCTAG
- a CDS encoding UvrD-helicase domain-containing protein, which yields MLHLSSLNPQQRQAVEAIGGPVLILAGAGTGKTRVITYRVAHLIESGIEPGHILGVTFTNKAAREMQERVRKLTPQAKRAAAPEGQGAGRPTICTFHSLCVRILRQHIEKLGYKHNFVIYDESEQLGAIKKILARISTQGPKTDPAAILSMLSRFRNGGERAAVFSDPNAHAMAEHIRARYESALRACNAVDFDDLILLTLRLFTEHLDALEACRAKYRFVMVDEYQDTNAAQFQLVQALTQVHRNLCVVGDDDQSIYGWRGAEIANLLEMEKHFPEVKVIKLEQNYRSTNTILNAANALIRHNVRRRGKQLWSQKGEGPKILLHTFQHEEEEARSIVEQIEYARLTQRAPWPHQAILFRTNAQARPLETALRLASVRYHLIGGQSFFDRREVRDFLAYLKTLLNPHDDISLLRIANVPARGLSDDTMERLLGASHERKCSVFTAMKNPAVTATFQARSREAIEAFGAWIEQTRTVLADTQSSAAQLPAWAERFLTDIGYLNELRRSEKNPESAEGRIRNVKELISMLDGSNTTPSGWEASLVPPNAAARLETFLEEITLDNEREDEDSGGENAVTLITMHSCKGLEFPHVYIVGLEDGLLPHSRSKVEGTLDEERRLFYVAVTRAMQTLTISHCSSRKKFGQFTPCHPSPFLKELPPELLEHADQKAKQPVTPDSGKQKFDLLRAALG from the coding sequence GTGTTGCATTTGAGTTCATTGAACCCGCAGCAGCGCCAGGCTGTCGAGGCCATCGGCGGCCCGGTGCTGATCCTGGCGGGGGCCGGCACGGGCAAAACCCGGGTCATTACTTACCGCGTTGCGCACTTGATTGAGAGCGGCATTGAGCCGGGGCACATCCTGGGGGTTACCTTTACAAACAAAGCCGCGCGCGAAATGCAGGAGCGGGTCCGCAAACTGACGCCGCAAGCGAAGCGCGCTGCCGCGCCTGAAGGCCAAGGGGCTGGCCGGCCCACCATCTGCACCTTTCATTCACTCTGCGTTCGCATCCTGCGCCAGCATATCGAAAAGCTTGGCTATAAACACAATTTCGTCATTTACGACGAATCCGAACAACTGGGGGCTATCAAGAAAATCCTGGCCCGCATCTCCACACAAGGGCCAAAGACCGACCCGGCCGCGATTCTGTCGATGCTGAGCCGCTTTCGAAACGGCGGAGAGCGCGCAGCGGTTTTTTCGGACCCGAACGCGCATGCGATGGCGGAGCATATCCGCGCCCGGTACGAATCCGCGTTGCGAGCGTGTAACGCGGTTGATTTTGACGATTTGATTCTGCTCACCCTGCGGCTGTTTACCGAGCATCTGGATGCCCTCGAGGCCTGCCGTGCCAAGTACCGTTTTGTGATGGTCGATGAGTACCAGGATACCAATGCCGCGCAGTTTCAATTGGTCCAGGCCCTGACTCAAGTTCATCGCAACCTCTGTGTAGTGGGAGATGACGACCAGAGCATCTATGGGTGGCGTGGGGCCGAAATTGCCAACCTGCTGGAGATGGAAAAGCATTTTCCCGAGGTCAAAGTGATCAAGCTCGAGCAAAATTATCGCTCCACCAATACCATCCTCAACGCGGCCAACGCCCTTATCCGGCACAATGTGCGCCGCCGCGGCAAGCAATTATGGTCTCAAAAAGGCGAGGGCCCCAAAATCCTTCTGCACACGTTCCAGCATGAGGAAGAAGAGGCGCGCAGCATTGTCGAGCAGATCGAATACGCCCGCCTGACGCAACGGGCGCCGTGGCCCCACCAAGCCATCCTTTTTCGCACCAACGCCCAGGCGCGACCGCTGGAGACTGCCCTGCGCCTGGCCTCGGTTCGTTATCATTTGATCGGCGGACAAAGCTTTTTCGACCGGCGCGAGGTGCGCGATTTTCTGGCCTACCTCAAGACCTTGCTCAACCCGCACGACGATATCAGCCTGCTGCGCATCGCCAACGTGCCTGCCCGAGGTCTGAGCGATGACACCATGGAACGGCTCCTGGGGGCGAGCCACGAGCGCAAATGCTCCGTTTTTACCGCGATGAAAAACCCGGCTGTAACGGCCACGTTCCAGGCCAGAAGCCGTGAGGCCATCGAAGCATTTGGGGCCTGGATCGAGCAAACACGAACTGTGCTGGCGGATACCCAATCCTCCGCTGCCCAATTGCCGGCCTGGGCTGAACGGTTCCTGACGGACATTGGCTACTTGAATGAATTGCGCCGCAGCGAGAAGAACCCTGAGTCCGCGGAAGGCCGCATTCGAAATGTGAAAGAGCTTATAAGCATGTTGGACGGCAGCAACACCACGCCATCAGGCTGGGAGGCCAGCCTGGTGCCGCCCAATGCGGCTGCGCGGCTGGAAACTTTCCTGGAGGAGATTACCCTGGACAACGAGCGCGAGGATGAGGACTCCGGCGGCGAAAATGCTGTCACTCTCATCACCATGCATAGCTGCAAGGGCCTCGAATTCCCGCACGTTTATATTGTTGGCCTGGAAGACGGACTTCTGCCCCACTCCCGCTCCAAAGTAGAAGGAACCCTGGATGAAGAACGCCGCTTGTTTTACGTGGCCGTCACCCGCGCAATGCAAACGCTCACCATCAGTCATTGTTCGAGCCGTAAGAAATTTGGCCAGTTTACGCCATGCCACCCTTCCCCATTCCTTAAGGAGCTGCCCCCCGAGTTGCTCGAGCATGCCGATCAAAAGGCAAAACAACCTGTAACGCCAGACTCAGGCAAACAGAAATTTGACCTCCTCCGCGCAGCGCTCGGATAG
- a CDS encoding Hsp20/alpha crystallin family protein, translated as MNNLVRWQRPDLATWHGFGRLTDLRDEIDRLFEAPLTELARTSQLLSGWTPALDMYEDNDNLYVRLELPGMRKEDIDLSLHDGSLSISGERKSEDEHKDAEVYRAERFFGRFQRTVTLPSPVAVDKVKAQYKDGILSITLPKAEEAKPKHIDVNVS; from the coding sequence ATGAATAATCTTGTAAGATGGCAGAGACCTGATTTGGCAACCTGGCATGGGTTTGGACGGCTGACGGATTTGCGCGATGAAATCGACCGCTTATTCGAGGCCCCCCTTACCGAGTTGGCCCGCACCTCGCAACTCTTGAGCGGCTGGACACCCGCTTTGGATATGTATGAGGATAACGACAACCTCTACGTCCGGCTCGAGCTGCCCGGGATGAGGAAGGAAGACATCGATCTATCCCTCCACGACGGCAGCCTGAGTATCTCGGGCGAACGTAAGAGCGAGGACGAACACAAAGACGCCGAAGTCTATCGCGCGGAACGGTTCTTTGGCCGGTTCCAGCGGACGGTTACTTTGCCTTCGCCTGTCGCGGTGGATAAAGTCAAAGCACAGTACAAGGACGGCATCCTGAGCATCACCTTGCCCAAGGCGGAGGAAGCCAAGCCCAAACATATTGATGTGAACGTGAGCTGA
- a CDS encoding Hsp20/alpha crystallin family protein yields MKTTTVQKEQRPVNAERSTEYVSPEVNIFENKDGYVLEAEMPGVNKGGLEITLEGNEITITGHRTEEALPGNPLFRESQNGGFRRVFELDPAIDTARISARMDQGVLTLTLPKSERVKPRKIAVD; encoded by the coding sequence ATGAAAACGACGACTGTCCAAAAGGAACAACGCCCCGTCAATGCGGAGCGGTCCACCGAATACGTTTCGCCGGAGGTAAACATCTTCGAGAACAAAGATGGGTATGTGCTCGAAGCGGAGATGCCCGGCGTCAACAAGGGTGGCCTTGAGATCACGTTGGAAGGCAATGAAATCACAATCACCGGCCATCGCACCGAAGAAGCGTTGCCGGGCAACCCGCTCTTCCGAGAATCGCAAAACGGCGGTTTCCGGCGCGTGTTTGAGCTCGACCCGGCTATTGATACCGCGAGGATTTCGGCGCGAATGGACCAGGGGGTTCTGACCCTGACCCTGCCCAAATCCGAGCGCGTGAAGCCGAGGAAGATAGCGGTGGATTAA
- the tgt gene encoding tRNA guanosine(34) transglycosylase Tgt codes for MNAPFELLTTDSSSKARWGRLKTAHGTVDTPVFMSVGTQGSVKAIDPRELREMGAQIILGNTYHLSIRPGLDILRSAGGLHRFINWPGPILTDSGGFQVFSLATIRKIQAHGVEFRSHLDGSLLFLGPKEAMAIQSQLGSDIAMAFDDCPPHTSTPRELRAAVERTIRWAKECREQPRATGQLVFAIVQGGIDSSLREECSRELVALDFDGYAIGGVSVGEPEPEMMRAIEMTEKLLPANKARYAMGLGTPAQLVELVARGVDMFDCVLPTRVARNGTAFTCKGSISIKAGACKADFRPIEEGCDCFACRHFTRAYLRHLLNVGEILGLRMLSVHNTRMYLKVMEDVRTAIAAGTFAQFRRDFAATYVPTQRVLLARAAEAER; via the coding sequence TTGAATGCTCCCTTTGAGCTGTTAACAACCGATTCGTCTTCCAAGGCGCGGTGGGGCCGGTTAAAGACGGCGCATGGAACCGTTGATACCCCAGTCTTCATGTCGGTGGGCACTCAAGGCAGCGTCAAAGCCATTGACCCTCGCGAATTGCGCGAGATGGGCGCTCAAATCATCCTGGGCAACACCTATCACCTCTCTATCCGCCCCGGGCTCGACATCCTCCGCAGCGCGGGCGGCCTGCATCGATTCATCAATTGGCCCGGTCCCATTCTGACCGATAGCGGTGGGTTCCAGGTTTTCAGCCTCGCAACCATTCGCAAAATTCAGGCGCATGGCGTCGAGTTTCGCTCTCATCTGGACGGCTCACTTCTGTTCCTCGGCCCCAAAGAAGCCATGGCCATCCAGAGCCAGCTCGGTTCGGACATTGCAATGGCCTTTGATGATTGTCCTCCTCACACCAGCACCCCGCGTGAATTGCGGGCTGCCGTCGAGCGCACCATCCGCTGGGCCAAAGAATGCCGGGAACAGCCGCGCGCCACCGGGCAACTCGTTTTTGCAATCGTTCAGGGTGGCATCGACTCCTCGCTGCGCGAGGAGTGCAGCCGCGAGTTGGTTGCCCTTGATTTTGACGGCTACGCTATCGGTGGGGTGAGTGTCGGCGAGCCTGAGCCGGAGATGATGCGGGCAATTGAAATGACCGAAAAGCTGCTGCCTGCCAACAAAGCCCGATATGCCATGGGCCTGGGCACCCCGGCGCAGTTGGTCGAATTAGTGGCCCGTGGTGTCGATATGTTTGATTGCGTCCTTCCGACGCGCGTGGCGCGCAACGGCACCGCCTTCACGTGCAAGGGCAGCATCAGCATCAAGGCGGGCGCTTGTAAGGCCGATTTCAGGCCCATTGAAGAGGGTTGCGACTGCTTTGCCTGCCGCCATTTCACCCGCGCCTATTTGCGGCATCTGCTGAATGTGGGAGAAATCCTGGGGCTTCGGATGCTCAGCGTTCACAATACGCGCATGTACTTGAAGGTAATGGAGGATGTGCGCACGGCCATTGCTGCAGGAACGTTCGCCCAATTCCGGCGCGACTTCGCCGCCACGTACGTCCCAACACAGCGCGTCCTGCTCGCCCGCGCCGCCGAAGCAGAGCGCTGA
- a CDS encoding response regulator produces the protein MAVWRGSNYAWRQAFTMGPAKTALVIDDDPEFRNLLAEILRQNQWRVLLAEDGEQGIQSAKEHLPDVVLCDLLMAHGNGFQVCRALRALEPIHRPKIIVASGSDFPADRQAAFEAGADDYLIKPIRSADLLSVLSRVTPQSNRLEPPPVSHAPNAAPRAASWTEGLRLKFWGVRGSIPTPGPATVEYGGNTSCVEVRAAAQIIILDAGTGLRPLGGQLLAEFGDQPLELTLLLTHTHWDHIQGLPFFPLVYRPQNQLRILGYEGARPGLDAVLTSQMESPFFPIGLSEVPANIKIEELKNLEFHLGQVRVQAFFAYHPGICVGYRLSYGGRSLAFFPDNELRYSENRPAGHVTPQAGAAEFARNEHRKLIEFLRGTDVLIMDTQYDREEYQAHIGWGHGCLDEVIELALDSQIKHLFLFHHDPDHDDAKISQMVSHARQLVGQRHGPLQVEAAREGLVLELPVLQVQGA, from the coding sequence ATGGCGGTTTGGCGGGGCTCGAACTATGCTTGGCGCCAGGCATTCACGATGGGTCCCGCAAAAACCGCGCTGGTGATCGATGATGACCCGGAGTTTCGCAATCTCCTGGCTGAAATTCTGCGCCAAAATCAGTGGCGCGTCCTGCTGGCCGAGGATGGTGAGCAAGGCATTCAATCGGCCAAAGAGCATCTCCCTGATGTGGTCCTGTGCGACCTTCTGATGGCTCATGGCAATGGATTCCAGGTCTGCCGGGCTTTGCGCGCGCTTGAACCCATCCATCGGCCCAAAATCATTGTTGCCTCGGGAAGTGATTTTCCCGCCGATCGGCAGGCCGCCTTCGAAGCCGGCGCGGATGATTACCTCATAAAACCCATCCGAAGCGCAGACCTGTTATCCGTACTCTCTCGAGTCACACCACAGTCCAATCGCCTTGAACCCCCTCCGGTTTCCCATGCTCCCAACGCCGCACCGCGCGCCGCGTCCTGGACGGAGGGGTTGCGCCTCAAATTCTGGGGGGTGCGCGGTTCGATCCCAACGCCGGGTCCGGCGACAGTCGAGTACGGCGGCAATACCTCCTGTGTCGAGGTACGGGCGGCCGCGCAAATCATTATTTTGGATGCGGGCACGGGCCTGCGCCCGCTCGGGGGCCAGTTGCTTGCCGAATTCGGCGATCAGCCTCTTGAACTGACTCTATTGCTCACCCACACGCACTGGGATCATATCCAGGGCCTGCCGTTTTTCCCCCTGGTTTACAGGCCGCAGAATCAACTGCGCATTCTCGGCTATGAAGGCGCCCGCCCCGGCCTGGACGCGGTCCTGACCAGCCAGATGGAGAGCCCGTTTTTTCCCATTGGTTTGAGCGAAGTGCCGGCCAATATCAAAATCGAAGAACTCAAGAACCTTGAATTCCATTTAGGCCAGGTCCGCGTGCAGGCCTTCTTTGCGTATCACCCCGGGATTTGCGTCGGTTACCGGCTATCTTACGGCGGCCGCTCGCTGGCCTTCTTTCCGGATAACGAATTGCGCTATTCTGAGAATCGCCCCGCCGGGCATGTCACGCCCCAGGCCGGAGCCGCTGAGTTTGCCCGAAACGAACACCGCAAGCTCATAGAATTCCTACGCGGCACGGATGTGCTCATTATGGATACTCAGTATGATCGAGAGGAATACCAAGCCCATATCGGCTGGGGACATGGTTGCCTGGACGAGGTCATCGAACTGGCGCTCGATTCCCAAATCAAACACCTGTTCTTGTTCCATCATGACCCTGACCACGACGACGCTAAAATCTCGCAAATGGTCAGCCACGCCCGCCAATTGGTCGGCCAACGCCACGGCCCACTTCAAGTCGAGGCCGCCCGCGAGGGTTTGGTCCTGGAATTGCCGGTCCTGCAAGTTCAAGGCGCTTGA